The following are encoded in a window of Cydia amplana chromosome 20, ilCydAmpl1.1, whole genome shotgun sequence genomic DNA:
- the LOC134657411 gene encoding serine/threonine-protein phosphatase PP2A 65 kDa regulatory subunit, with the protein MAASDSGTDESLYPIAVLIDELKNEDVQLRLNSIKKLSTIALALGVERTRSELIPFLTETIYDEDEVLLALAEQLGNFINLVGGGEFAHCLLPPLESLATVEETVVRDKAVASLRAVAAHHTPQALEQHFVPLVQRLAGGDWFTSRASACGLFSVCYGRVSAPVKAELRQHFRLLCQDDTPMVRRAAAYKLGEFARVVEVEYVKSDLIPMFVNLAQDEQDSVRLLAAEACAAVAALLPPEDMEQLVMPTVRARAGDTSWRVRYMVADKFVELQQAVGPELARADLAQIFQALLKDTEAEVRAAAAGKVKDFCMNLDKAHQEHIIMTMILPQIKDLVCDPNQHVKSALASVIMGLSPIVGRQNTIEHLLPLFLTQLKDECPEVRLNIISNLECVNEVIGIQQLVQSLLPAIVDLAEDTKWRVRLAIIEHMPLLAGQLGQDFFDEKLTGLCMSWLIDHVYAIREAATLNLKKLVEQYGPSWAETNVIPKVLAMSREQNYLHRMTYLFCINVLSEVCGKDITTRVLLPTVLSMADDNVANVRFNVAKTLQKMAPFLDPAVIQPQVKPVLEKLNVDPDVDVKYFASEAIVGIAG; encoded by the exons ATGGCAGCCAGCGACTCTGGGACCGATGAGTCTTTGTATCCAATCGCGGTGTTGATTGACGAGTTGAAAAACGAGGATGTGCAACTCCGATTGAATTCTATCAAGAAGTTATCCACCATTGCCTTAGCTTTGGGCGTGGAAAGAACCAGATCTGAACTGATCCCGTTCCTCACAGAGACGATCTACGATGAAGACGAAGTGCTGCTGGCGCTTGCTGAGCAACTCG GCAACTTTATCAACCTTGTTGGTGGCGGTGAATTTGCCCACTGCCTCCTCCCGCCTCTGGAGTCCCTTGCCACCGTAGAAGAGACGGTAGTGCGTGACAAGGCCGTAGCATCCCTCCGGGCCGTGGCCGCCCATCACACTCCTCAGGCCCTGGAGCAGCACTTTGTGCCGTTGGTGCAGCGTTTGGCTGGCGGGGATTGGTTCACATCCAGGGCTTCGGCTTGTGGCCTGTTCAG CGTATGCTACGGCCGCGTCTCAGCGCCCGTGAAGGCGGAACTCCGCCAGCACTTCCGCCTGCTCTGCCAGGACGACACGCCGATGGTGCGCCGCGCTGCCGCATACAAGCTCGGCGAGTTCGCGAGGGTCGTCGAGGTGGAGTACGTCAAGTCAGACCTCATACCCATGTTCGTCAATTTGGCACAA GACGAGCAAGACTCCGTACGTCTCCTGGCTGCGGAGGCCTGCGCTGCCGTAGCGGCTCTCCTGCCTCCTGAAGATATGGAGCAACTGGTCATGCCCACAGTACGCGCTCGCGCCGGAGACACATCCTGGAGGGTCCGCTACATGGTGGCAGACAA GTTCGTGGAGCTTCAGCAGGCTGTGGGGCCGGAGCTGGCGCGCGCGGACCTGGCGCAGATCTTCCAGGCGCTGCTCAAGGACACGGAGGCCGAggtgcgcgccgccgccgccgggaaG GTGAAAGACTTCTGCATGAACCTGGACAAGGCGCACCAGGAGCACATCATCATGACCATGATCCTGCCCCAGATCAAGGACCTGGTGTGCGACCCCAACCAGCACGTCAAGTCCGCGCTGGCCTCCGTCATCATGGGCCTCAGCCCCATCGTCGGCCGCCAAAACACCATCGAACACCTATTGCCACTTTTCCTCACACAACTCAAGGACGAATGCCCCGAAGTCCGTCTCAACATCATTTCCAACCTCGAGTGTGTGAACGAAGTCATCGGAATCCAACAGCTGGTCCAAAGTCTCCTTCCCGCTATAGTGGATTTGGCTGAAGACACAAAATGGCGCGTCCGCTTGGCCATCATTGAACACATGCCGCTCCTAGCCGGACAACTTGGACAAGACTTCTTCGACGAAAAACTCACAGGCTTATGCATGTCCTGGCTCATCGACCATGTTTACGCGATCCGCGAAGCGGCCACCCTGAATCTTAAGAAACTCGTCGAACAATACGGACCGTCTTGGGCAGAAACTAATGTGATCCCTAAAGTACTAGCCATGTCCCGCGAACAAAACTATCTCCACAGAATGACTTACCTATTCTGCATAAATGTCCTCTCTGAAGTATGCGGCAAGGATATAACTACCAGAGTGCTCCTGCCCACGGTGTTGTCTATGGCCGACGATAATGTAGCCAACGTCAGGTTCAACGTGGCCAAGACGCTGCAGAAAATGGCGCCCTTCCTCGACCCGGCCGTCATTCAGCCTCAAGTGAAACCAGTTCTGGAGAAACTTAACGTAGACCCCGATGTGGACGTGAAATACTTCGCGTCTGAGGCCATTGTAGGAATCGCCGgttaa
- the LOC134657608 gene encoding uncharacterized protein LOC134657608 — MRFGNGPDTSERSKGQDEIAINASIAHIVLSCVAGQGISHWNEINFTQPGMHGNLFLFGIFGYLLHQSARLKINMGTVYNFSGKATRYLPIPCMMADLYKGNHLFAGLHLMSGLVPFSLSMMGTSFDSAQIGNLVIAGNIISLGHYSLENNMEWGFYTAAAAVFTYYLCPQTGPKIIYPFGLALMEYCAYRTCKIKLERKKMIMNFIIAVLLIIDPCGC, encoded by the exons ATGAGATTCGGCAATGGACCAGACACCAGTGAAAGGTCGAAAGGCCAGGATGAAATCGCGATCAACGCCTCCATAGCCCACATCGTGTTGAGCTGCGTTGCCGGACAAGGAATAAGTCACTGGAATGAGATAAACTTTACCCAACCTGGAATGCACGGAAACCTATTCCTGTTTGGAATTTTTGGATACCTTCTGCACCAAA GCGCAAGATTAAAAATCAATATGGGTACTGTGTACAATTTCAGCGGGAAAGCTACGCGCTATCTTCCTATTCCTTGCATGATGGCCGATCTCTACAAAGGCAACCACCTTTTCGCAGGCTTACATTTGATGTCCGGCTTGGTTCCCTTCTCATTATCTATGatgggcactagttttgacAGCGCACAAATCGGGAATTTAGTCATAGCTGGCAACATTATTTCTTTAGGACATTATTCTTTGGAAAACAATATGGAGTGGGGTTTTTATACCGCTGCCGCCGCggtttttacttattatttgtgCCCTCAAACTGGTCCTAAGATCATTTATCCTTTTGGCTTGGCACTGATGGAATATTGCGCTTATAGGacttgtaaaattaaattagaacGTAAGAAGATGATTATGAACTTTATCATAGCCGTGCTGCTTATCATTGATCCATGCGGCTGTTGA